The genomic window AGGGACAGTGCCCTGGACGGCAGGGCTCGAGTTCCTATATCCAGACCAAACCCTCCAACTACAGGAtcctttttattaataaattttattttgataattgtaaaaagaaaaatcaggaccCAAACTAAAGACAACTTAAAAAGTTCAAATATATACtccttatataatatttataatttccagGCCCTCTCGGGACGGGAGGCCCAAAGGGCAAAGGGGAAGGCAACAATGCCATCACACAATTCAGTCACTCCATCAGAGGAGATGTTGGTAAGAGAGATCAAGGGGGcgtgaagaaagggagagaagagcaaTAGTTTTGCCACCCAAAACTCAGTCCATCTTGAGGTTAACATAGATATAACGGATGAattttagggaagaaaagaaggagatggTGCCCAGCATGAGGAAGAAGACGTAACCGGTGAGTAAGGAGTAGCCGAAAAACTCTACTGTCTGTACCGCCCCTGACATGTTGGAGCGCCGGGCATAGTAGAAAACcgagtagaggaagatgaagagCCCCGTGGAGCCGACACTCAGCACGGATCGCCACCACCAGCGGTAATCCTCTCCAGACAACTGGAAGTAGGTGAGCGCGATGGAGATGCAAGCCCCCACGCTCAGAAGGATGGCGAAGACAAAGAAGAGGATGCCGTACAAAGTGTACTGCTCCCGACCCCATACTGTGGCAAAGATGTAGTACAGCTCCACAGAGATGGCACTGTGAAGAGAAGACACGACACACAGCATTAAAAGGCTGTGCACTGCCAGCACAGCAGCCAAGCCAAAATCCAGCCACGACCCCTCCATGCTACTGGGTCACTGTGGAAAGTGGACCCATTGCATTCCCTGCCCTGGAGCTCCTGGCTTGATGGGGACTCTTTTACCTCATTTCAAGAACATCTCCTTTGATAAGTTGAGAGCAGGGatcatgtctgttttattttccactGTATTATCTGCCTGACACTAAGAGGTACTCAACAAAACTGAATGAGTAATCAAACGGGCTTTAAATCCCACAAGGTGCCTGTAGACACTAAAGTCAGAAACCAGGCAGATGGTGAAAGGAGCAACGTCTCTGGAGAGCTTTACATGTGAGACACCTTCATATTTGAACTGATTCAAGCTCAGTCCTGCTTGGAGAAAGGAGGAGGCATTGAGTGATCTTAGTGGTATGGCTGAACCAGGGATTATCGCTGGTGTTGGGTTAGGGCATGGGGTGAGTGGGGAAAGGAACAGTTAAGGTCAGGAACCTGCGAGTGATGGCCACGGAATAAAAGGAGGATACCTGAAAGGCAGGAAGCCTCCAACAGTCATGTGGATGAGCGTAGACTTGtaccagggctggggtgggattTCCCGGGCGATGTTCTTGGTGCGACAAGGTGCATCAAAGGGGCTAGCGTTGTTCTTCCCGAAGATGCCTCCAATGACAGTGAGGGGAAAGCCCACCAGCAGCCAAACCGTCAGAAGCAGCAGGATGGTGGTAGCTGGCAGAGCCTGTGTCGAACCATTGGCCCAATGCACCGAGTTCACCACACTCCACGTCAGGAAGAAAGGCACTGCAGGATGGGCCCCCAATGGGAGAGTCAGCACTACAGGCTACATCCCTGGGGGCACCCAATCAGACTGGACGTATAGGGGAGTGGCATGGGACGTCCTGCTCCTAGACTCTACCCTTTCATGTCTTGTTGTTCCTTCTTCCTTATCTGACCAACACCCCCTCCCCTATCCATCATCATTAAGGATCAAGGCAGCTGTAACATAATGAGCTAACAGTGACATAAACCCACCTGCCTCCAAGGGCCTATCCTGCTGTGGCATCAGTGATTCCTAGCATGAGCCACTCCTTTGGATTAAGGCCCTGTTTTCAGGAAGCCCTGGTTCAAACATAAATGTGATGGAATATAAATCATACACTTAGGACTGGGAACACAAAATGTTCAGAATGGAAACTAATACTGCCTTTGAAAGGGCATACTGACTTCAAAGGCTAGAGTGGGGTAGCCCAcctctaaaacaaaaaaactgaaaaataaaaacaaagagagtatcaaaaaataaattcaaattatttcagTGTGATGGTTGAGAAGACAAGCTCaagagtcagactgcctgggtctgAAACCTGGGGCACTGCTTTTTAGGAGTGTaatctcaggcaagttacttaactcagTCCAGCCTGAAgtccaatttcctcatctgtaaaatggggacaatattaCCTACTTCATATAGtcgttgtgaggatgaaatgagatgaagGCGTGTCGAGTGCTTACCACGCTGCCTaggacatttttttaatttttttttttttttttttgaggaagagtagtcgtgagctaacatctgccgccaatcctcctctttttgctgaggaagactggccctgagctcacatctgtgcccatcttcctctactttatatgtgggacgcctaccacagcacggtgtgacaagtggtgccatgtctgcccccgggatccaaattggcgaaccccgggccgccgaagcagaacatgtgcacttaactgctgcaccaccaggccggccccctaggACATTTTAAGAGCTTAATAATTTTTAACTGCACACAAGGGATGCTTCTTGACTTTTGAATggtttttcttattgtttcttttgcctattttcatttccttaaagcCTTACTCTGACTCTGTCCCAGGTTCCATGATGTGTTCGAAGTTCCTAAGTCGGCCCACCAGGGAAAGGGCAGTCCTCACCAGAGAAGAGACTGGTGGTGAGAATGATGTTCCACACCCAACGCTCGCCTCCGATCTGCCGGTAGAAGTGGCTGGACACGTAGCCAGAGATGCAGCAAGTCAGGGCGTACAACAAGATGGCTGCTGAGTTAATGGCCCCGTGCCGGTGCACATTGAACATGCCCAGCAGCGCCATGACAATAATGCCTGTAGGTGGTAGTGGAAAGCCCGTGTTAGGTCTCACCTATCCCTCTTCTGGCAATTTCAGAGGAATCAGCCCCCTTTCTCCCAGACCCAGGGCCTCCAGCAAAACAATATCCCCCAGTTCTGTTGTCCAGAAACCCCACAACAGAATATACACATCCTTGCTAGAGCCACCCCACCCTTAGGACTTCCCCTCACCTTGGACAGAAGTGAAGATCTGCAGATCTTTTCTGAACAAGCTACCTACTTAGTTCTACCCCTTGAGAGAAATCCCTGATTAATTTTTATCACCTCACCAGTGCCAAGGGCCAGGAACTGGGCACCCACACCAAGCACAGCACAGAGCAGACCACGGTATGGAGGGAAGCGGAAGACATCTGTATGGATAATTTTCCAGCCATTGTCACCTTGGTCAAAGTCATCACCAGAACCTCCAGAGGTTGTCTCCTCATCCAAGTTGTACCGAGCCAGGTCGTTCCGAAGCACACGCATGAGAATGACAGCCACAAAACCCACCAGTAAAAACACAAGCACCATGGAATTGATGATGGACAACCAATGAATTTCCAGTGTCCGGGGAAAGaaaccaccatcatcaccacggCGCCTGTCACTCCGACGTTCCACAGAAGTCTCAGACCAGCGCACACTGTATGTGTGAGTGAGGCCTAAGAATTCATCAGGTCGTAACCCATCTAAACTGTGGGGTTTGACGTCCCGCACTGAGACATTGGCAAATATAATTCGATCTCCATGGAATTCTAGGTGGAAGTCCAGATGGGTCCAGAGTCCTATCTTGTGGCTGTGAGGCAGGAAGCCACTCTCCTCCATGTAGCCCACAAAGCCACGGAGTGGCAAGTCGTCCACCACAAATTCAAAGTAGTACAGTTCCTCGATGGCCTGGCGCAACTGTTCCACCTACAAAGAGCAAGTCAGGAGTCAGACAAGGCCTCCCCAGGCTCAGAGTTAAAGCAGGGTTTCTCGACCTTggtactactgacattttggtcTGGATAAGCCTTTGCTGTGTGGGGctttcctgtgcattgtaagatgcaCCATCCCTGACTTCttcccactagatgtcagtagaaCCCCTAGTATTGACAATcagaaatatctccagacattgtcagacATCCCTTAGGAGATAAAACTGccccctgttgagaaccactgggttagaCCCTAATATGCTGGGATTCTCCAACAAGAGCAAGTGTGACTTAACAGGGTTAAGGCCTAGAAAAAGGAGTGAGGCAAGGGGTACGAAGGTCTGGGATAGACTAAGGAAAAGTGCCCTAAGGTAGGATGTGCTCAAGAAAGAAGCATGACAGGAAGACTAGGCAGAGTGTAAAGGAGCCAACTGAGAAAGAGCCATGAGGTAGGTATGGAAGGAAGCTCTCTAGGAGTGATAGATGGGACCTTATTACCAACAGAGAAACCTGGAGTCAGGAGCCCTGGGATCTCACATTATAGCTAATTTTAATTGTAATTCACCATGTAGTCTTGAAAAACTCACTTCTGAGCAAGTAGGTTTCTCTGTCAACTGAATGCAAATAATACCACCTGCCCTGCCTGCCACATGGGGTTGTAGTTAGAATCAAGTCAGATCACTTCCATAAAGGTGCTTTGAAAACCATAAACATCAGGCACTGCTGTTAGCCCCTGGCAGGGAGGCCTAAGTTCTAGCCAGTGTGGAGAGGCTGACCTGTGCAGAACTGAGCTGCATGTGGCACAGAATTCTCTTCTCCACATTCTCCCGGAAGCGGATCTCATACAAAGACTCAGCCATTCGGTCCCCATCCAGCACTTCACCCAGGCTAAGGCTTTTGTGACGGATCTTCTCAGGGCAGCAGACTGGAAGCTGATAGTAATGGTAAGTCTCCTGAGGGTTATGGTAGGGTCCCACTTTGTTGACATATAGAATGACGGGGTCGCCGGTCTTGTAGTGTGTCACACCTTCTGCCCCTGGCTCATGGCCTGTGCCCAGCAGCAGCATCAGGAGTGGCAACCACTGGCAGCTCCAACTTCGAGGGTGCCCTAGGACTGTCATCCTTAAGGCAGCAGAACCTGTTTGGGTGAGTCCTGCGGTTATGGAAACCAGGGATCAACTCAAGATGCCCCAGGTCAGGTCCTTCGAATTGACGCCCAAAGGCTCCAATTCCTCCCCTTGGCCTCTCCCATCGTCCCTGGTCCCTCGGGaggccacctcctgacccccccgccccccacacacacaccatgtcGCTCTATCCTGCAGACGGGGCTCCTGGGCCCCTCTACTGTCTAGTCTTCTCAACCTGGGGGTCCCCCCTCCCGCAGCCCGCCAGCCGAGGACCTCTCCGCGCGCCCCGGCCCGTTTCCATAGCAACGCCACGCGGCCTCGCGCCTCGGGCCCCTTCCCGCCGCAGCCCCGGGGTCCTCACCGCGCGGGGAGGGCTGGCCGAGGCGGCGCCAGCGGCCTCTCCAACCCCGCAGCTGCCCTTGGGCTCCTGCCGGGGTCTCCCCCAGAGCGGCGCGCTAGCGGCGGCCCGGAGAGGACCCGCCTTCCGACCTCCACGGCTGGCTGCCTCTGTGCCTGATAGCAGCGGCTGCGGCCGCCCCGCCAGGGACACGGCCCCCGGCTCGGTGAAGTGCTCCCGGATGAGCTCTCTGCCGCCGGACGCCCGGCGCCGCTCCGGAGACGCCGCGAGGCTCGACCGGCCCGTCCCTCCGCGGGGGTCCTCCCGGCGAGCAGGAGAGCAGCCCGGGACACGTCGGTCTTACCACTTCCGCCCTCGCCCGCGGGGACCTCAGCCGGGCGGACAGCTCCTTTCCTGGAGCTGGTGGCCGCGCCCCCACTGCCGCAGCCGCGGAGGCGCTCCGCCAGCGGTTTCCCGCGAtggggctggggccggggccggggccgggccgggccgcgaGGACGCAGACGCCCCTTCACATTAAGAGTCTCTGCCGGGCTACTCGTCCGTCCCCAGGAAGGTTTGGGGCGGAGACCTGAGAGCGGTGCCCGCCGCTCGCCCCCAGTGACTGTCCAGGAGACGGAGCGGGCGGCCCCCGGGCCCACACCTAGTGGGTGCCCGCAGCAGTGGCCGGCACAACCAGTGGGACTCGCCAGCGACTGCTGAGGCAGAGACCTGAGGGGCGGTTCACGGTCTCCAACCCCGGCGGGGTGAGGCTTTGGGCGTCGCTATTTCAGGACAGCGAGGGGACAGCCCGTGCAAAGGTCCTAGAGTCTGGATCTCACCTCACCGCTTCTCTCCCACCCGTCATGAATTGCCTCCcgccaaaaaacaaacacatacataaaaatagCTTCCCAAGGCCGTACCGGAGGTCTCCTCCCTGGCCGTGTAATGACCATCCCTTATCCTACGATGGGCAAGCCTGAGCCTGGTCGGGTGTAGAGGCACGCAAAGAGAGAGAGCGTCTGCCCTTTTCCCCTGTGAGATGGACGGCCTGACAGGGTTATTGTTACTTGGAGGTAAAGAAGCTTGCCCTACTTTCATCTCTTTCAATGTTTTTGTTCTTAattatctgtgtgtatgtgtttggacTCCTCTTAATTGTGTAATGCAGGTTATTCTGGAAAAGTTTATCCTTGTCCATCTCAGCTATTTTAAGGGGATCTGCCACTGGGGGAGGACGCCTGGAGATGACACCCAGGAGCAGTGATTTCCCTTTGGCCACCTGGGAGTGACCCGTAAGGAAGCTGACTTAAGGTTCCCTCTCCCCGAGGGAAAGTAGTATAGTGGAAAACCACAATTAGCTGCTGACCTGAAAAGTCCTTCATTTACACACTTCTGCCCTCTGACCCAGCCCTCCTCCctgcaggaggaggtgaggttcCAGGAAGTAGGAGGTTGAGTTTTCTAGACAATTGGTAGATTTTGTAATTAGAAAAGTAACTCAGAGTAGCTTTGGAATAGTCTTTAAGTGACAACCACTTGGTCTCTAAAGTCAGAAACCCCAGACCTCTTTCTCAATACCTCCCCTCTCAGATCAATGCCACCAAGCCACCTCTGCATATGTCGTATCACTTCCAAATACTTTCCCTCCACGGCTGCCTTGGTTCAGGCCCCATCCTCTGACTTAAATTACCATGACAGCCACCTTGCTAGTCTCGTCACCTCCCCTCTTGAATCCATTTTCCACATTACTGCTGcaaggattttgttttttaaatcttaaagtGTCCGATTTGCTgcgacagtggttctcaaatcttGGTATGCATCAGATTCAGCTAGaagcttattaaaaatatagataccTGGGTCTCACCGAATCAGGATCTTGGGGGAGGTGGTAActgggcatcagtatttttaacaagctctgaTTTTGATGCACACCAAATTGTGGCCATGAGCACATAAGATAAAGTCCAAAAAGCTGGCAGTTGAGGCCTCTCAGACCTGGAGCTTAATTACTTCTCCAGGTACATTCCCCTTCTGAAACCCTAACCTGTATTTACATTGAAATCTCAGATGTCATGTTCTCTCAAGCTCATAAGCCTCGTTTAGTTCCTTCTACCAGACTGCCCAATCTACCATTCCCTGCGTACCTGCCTGGAGACTTCTCTGAGCCGTGCAAAGGCCACCTTCCCTATAAAGCCTTCCCTTGATCTCCTTCCAGTCTTTGTTTATAGCACTTTGTCTCACTGTACTGTTATTTTACTTCTTATGGGTCTGTCTCCCTTGCTAATTGCAAACTCCGCACAGGAAGTCTATAATTTATCCATCTTGGTATCCTCAGGACCTAGCAGTGTTTTTGTATATAGGAGGCAGCTTAATGCACATTCCTTGAATGAACTGGTTTACCCCCTGTACATGATGAGAACAGAGCTGTCACCAAGGTACCTATCCAAGGGGCCAGCTACCTATCCAGGAGAACGGAAGATGGGTGGGGTTGAGTGGGCCTCCTTACCACAGTGTGCCCTGGACTACCTCTCATCTTGATAGACTGAGGGTATAGATCTGGATTCCAACAGGACTTTGGAACCATCCGGCCAGCAGGGTCAGGCTGCCAATAAATGGGAATTTTCCTGTAGCCTATGGCATAATCTGTTGTTGGCATTTTTGTTTTGGAGGATGGAAGATAAAAGAAATCTGATTCTTCCCTTGTTCTTTCCTCTGCAAGCCCCCTTaccctcccccccccacacaATCTTAAATCTAGACCTCTATGACCACAACCTTTTGTCCTCCGTCATTCCCACCAACCTTGTTCTTCCATTTCACTGAGAACTGTGACCCCTTTGGTCTTTTTCTAGTTTGTCTTCCTAACCCGTGCAGCTTAGATTACGCATTCCATCATTTCAGCCACGTTCTTGCCTGTCTTCTTCATGTCTCTCTCCCATCGTTTCATTGCAGCTGCCAAGTGAAACCTCAGTGATGGATCAACTCATCTGTCAACATTCAAGCACCTATACCCAGGATGCTAAAGGAAGCTTAACACTCTGATGTGTTAAGATCATGTGTCTATAAATTGTGTTCTTCAACCTCAGTTATGCCTCCATGCTGCCCAGTGATCCTGCTCATTTTCCAAATCGGCTCGCTTCCATTCTCCACAACCCATTCTTCTCAGACCTCTAACTTATCTCCCTCTTGTCAGTTGACCTCCCGTAGAGCCTAGTGGGAGATG from Equus asinus isolate D_3611 breed Donkey chromosome 2, EquAss-T2T_v2, whole genome shotgun sequence includes these protein-coding regions:
- the TM9SF1 gene encoding transmembrane 9 superfamily member 1 is translated as MTVLGHPRSWSCQWLPLLMLLLGTGHEPGAEGVTHYKTGDPVILYVNKVGPYHNPQETYHYYQLPVCCPEKIRHKSLSLGEVLDGDRMAESLYEIRFRENVEKRILCHMQLSSAQVEQLRQAIEELYYFEFVVDDLPLRGFVGYMEESGFLPHSHKIGLWTHLDFHLEFHGDRIIFANVSVRDVKPHSLDGLRPDEFLGLTHTYSVRWSETSVERRSDRRRGDDGGFFPRTLEIHWLSIINSMVLVFLLVGFVAVILMRVLRNDLARYNLDEETTSGGSGDDFDQGDNGWKIIHTDVFRFPPYRGLLCAVLGVGAQFLALGTGIIVMALLGMFNVHRHGAINSAAILLYALTCCISGYVSSHFYRQIGGERWVWNIILTTSLFSVPFFLTWSVVNSVHWANGSTQALPATTILLLLTVWLLVGFPLTVIGGIFGKNNASPFDAPCRTKNIAREIPPQPWYKSTLIHMTVGGFLPFSAISVELYYIFATVWGREQYTLYGILFFVFAILLSVGACISIALTYFQLSGEDYRWWWRSVLSVGSTGLFIFLYSVFYYARRSNMSGAVQTVEFFGYSLLTGYVFFLMLGTISFFSSLKFIRYIYVNLKMD